The Papio anubis isolate 15944 chromosome 5, Panubis1.0, whole genome shotgun sequence genome has a segment encoding these proteins:
- the FBLL1 gene encoding rRNA/tRNA 2'-O-methyltransferase fibrillarin-like protein 1, whose product MKSAASSRGGGGGGRGGGGWGGWGGGRGGGGGAGKGWVGMTGGGPGGKGGFGARARGFGGGGRGRGRGGGDGKDRGGGGGGQRRGGVAKSKSRRRKGAMVVSVEPHRHEGVFIYRGAEDALVTLNMVPGQSVYGERRVTVTEGGVKQEYRTWNPFRSKLAAAILGGVDQIHIKPKSKVLYLGAASGTTVSHVSDIIGPDGLVYAVEFSHRAGRDLVNVAKKRTNIIPVLEDARHPLKYRMLIGMVDVIFADVAQPDQSRIVALNAHTFLRNGGHFLISIKANCIDSTASAEAVFASEVRKLQQENLKPQEQLTLEPYERDHAVVVGVYRPLPKSSTK is encoded by the coding sequence ATGAAGTCGGCGGCGAGCTCGCGCGGGGGCGGTGGGGGCGGCCGCGGGGGCGGCGGCTGGGGCGGCTGGGGCGGGGgccgaggcggcggcggcggcgcgggcaAGGGCTGGGTGGGGATGACGGGCGGCGGCCCGGGGGGCAAGGGCGGCTTTGGGGCACGGGCGCGCGGCTTCGGCGGGGGCGGCCGGGGCCGGGGGCGAGGCGGCGGAGACGGCAAGGatcgcggcggcggcggcggcggacaGCGGCGGGGCGGGGTGGCCAAGAGCAAGAGCCGTCGCAGGAAGGGCGCCATGGTGGTGTCGGTGGAGCCGCACCGGCACGAGGGCGTCTTCATCTACCGCGGGGCGGAGGACGCGCTGGTCACGCTGAACATGGTGCCGGGCCAGTCGGTGTACGGCGAGAGGCGCGTCACGGTGACCGAGGGCGGTGTGAAGCAGGAGTACCGCACGTGGAACCCATTCCGCTCCAAGCTGGCCGCGGCCATCCTGGGCGGGGTGGACCAGATCCACATCAAGCCCAAGTCCAAGGTGCTGTACCTAGGCGCCGCGTCGGGCACCACTGTCTCCCACGTCTCCGACATCATTGGCCCAGACGGCCTGGTCTACGCCGTCGAGTTCTCCCACCGCGCCGGCCGCGATCTGGTCAACGTGGCCAAGAAGCGCACCAACATCATCCCTGTCCTGGAGGACGCGCGGCACCCGCTCAAGTACCGCATGCTCATCGGGATGGTGGACGTGATCTTCGCCGACGTGGCCCAGCCCGACCAGTCACGCATCGTGGCCCTGAACGCCCACACCTTCCTGCGCAACGGGGGCCACTTTCTCATCTCCATCAAGGCCAACTGCATCGACTCCACCGCATCTGCCGAGGCTGTGTTTGCTTCTGAGGTGAGGAAGTTGCAGCAGGAGAACTTGAAGCCCCAAGAGCAGCTGACCCTGGAGCCCTATGAGAGGGACCACGCTGTGGTGGTCGGGGTCTACCGGCCCCTTCCAAAGAGCAGCACCAAGTAG